A part of Cystobacter ferrugineus genomic DNA contains:
- the purD gene encoding phosphoribosylamine--glycine ligase, whose product MKVLLLGSGAREHALAWKLSQSPRLTKLWVGPGNVGTARVGTNVPLDAQDPNAVVAFARRESVDLVVVGPEAPLVAGVADALAAAGIPCFGPVEAAARIEGSKAFAKEIMVEAGVPTADYRVFTDLAEAEAYAVAQGRIVVKADGLAAGKGVIVAQNAEAAREAVRAVGAMGSAGQRLVLEEFLEGEEVSVIALCDGERYVLLPPAQDHKRVGEGDTGPNTGGMGAYAPAPFLTAGQLAEVGEQVIAPTLATLRRRGTPFRGALYAGLMLTARGPKVLEFNARFGDPETQVLMMQLAEDVLPLLDACARGKLEPRVLAVHPGASVGVVLAAEGYPEAPRKGARIEGIDTVTSDCPVFVAGVADVDGAWRTAGGRVLTVCARGAELAQARDHAYAAVARIRFDGMHFRRDIGAKGLGAPAVTP is encoded by the coding sequence GTGAAGGTTCTTCTCCTCGGCTCCGGCGCGCGTGAGCACGCGCTCGCGTGGAAGCTGTCCCAGAGTCCGCGGCTCACGAAGCTGTGGGTGGGACCGGGCAACGTGGGCACCGCGCGCGTGGGCACCAACGTGCCCTTGGATGCGCAGGATCCCAACGCGGTGGTGGCGTTCGCCCGCCGTGAATCGGTGGACCTGGTGGTGGTGGGTCCCGAGGCGCCGCTGGTGGCGGGCGTGGCGGATGCGCTCGCCGCGGCGGGCATCCCGTGCTTCGGGCCGGTGGAGGCCGCCGCTCGCATCGAGGGCTCCAAGGCCTTCGCCAAGGAGATCATGGTGGAGGCGGGCGTGCCCACCGCGGACTACCGGGTGTTCACCGACCTGGCCGAGGCCGAGGCGTATGCGGTGGCGCAGGGCCGCATCGTCGTCAAGGCGGACGGGCTGGCCGCGGGCAAGGGCGTCATCGTGGCGCAGAACGCCGAGGCCGCGCGTGAGGCGGTGCGGGCGGTGGGTGCCATGGGCAGCGCCGGCCAGCGGCTGGTGCTGGAGGAGTTTCTGGAGGGCGAGGAGGTGTCCGTCATCGCCCTGTGCGACGGCGAGCGCTACGTGCTCCTGCCTCCCGCGCAGGACCACAAGCGCGTGGGGGAAGGGGACACGGGCCCCAACACGGGAGGCATGGGCGCGTACGCTCCCGCGCCCTTCCTGACCGCCGGACAGCTCGCCGAGGTGGGTGAGCAGGTGATCGCTCCGACGCTGGCGACGCTGCGGCGGCGGGGCACTCCCTTCCGGGGCGCGCTGTACGCGGGGTTGATGCTCACCGCCCGCGGCCCCAAGGTGCTGGAGTTCAACGCGCGCTTCGGCGACCCCGAGACGCAGGTGTTGATGATGCAGCTCGCCGAGGACGTGCTGCCGCTGCTGGACGCGTGCGCGCGGGGCAAGCTGGAGCCGCGGGTGCTCGCGGTGCATCCCGGCGCCTCGGTGGGCGTGGTGCTCGCCGCCGAGGGCTATCCGGAAGCGCCCCGGAAGGGCGCGCGCATCGAGGGCATCGACACGGTCACCTCCGACTGCCCGGTGTTCGTCGCGGGCGTGGCGGACGTGGACGGCGCGTGGCGGACGGCCGGAGGCCGGGTGCTCACCGTGTGCGCGCGGGGCGCGGAGCTCGCCCAGGCGCGTGACCATGCCTACGCCGCCGTGGCGCGCATCCGCTTCGACGGCATGCACTTCCGCCGGGACATCGGAGCCAAGGGGCTTGGCGCGCCCGCCGTGACGCCGTGA
- a CDS encoding tetratricopeptide repeat protein, which produces MRITCQKCAAAYAIDDRVITPKGVRAQCPRCRHLQLVKREESVSEPAPEPAPAAKPAAAARPAAAAAKPAATAKPAAAAKPAAAAAKPAAAAAKPAAAAARPAAAKPAAARPAAAAAKPAAAAKPAASSRPTTLSTDELFGDLSQLSPTTGEVPTGPLLDDVSPSDGLPPSPFPPASKDSLFGDIGELTQSSPSNPTLDAGDEGRQHTPGYSLPSGDLLFDEPEPPPPAPAPPPPRAAPRPAAQARQEAAPATPAFPEPSDDALFDFNAPPGFDAPPPAPPPPARPAAQARPVPQPAPQPAPEPSDDALFDFNAPPGFDAPPPAAAPAPAAEGDPLLDFFGAPPDAAPAAAPAPVRPAPAPAPAPAPVAKGCRECGKPLVDPFDQALGACEDCRHRGQKSAPPTGQEAAPSVEVIDLPPMDSSGSDPGRAPGAGFPMPDAGRSIPAPPLPPEPRSAARAAAARTGVVAVSASSGRSKGPLVAVVVLLLLAGAGGAAYFLSPDVKTLVEKPLAAAGSGSGSAPKKPDASEPLPPAVAAVLPRWQLLFVDNDSKEGDSQRLLEEGQALLAKDQRFAYAQAAELFQRALLADPRSDAAIGGYVQALALGRGSLMDDTSFKEARSLIEAAEQRSPGNADLLVAHANLLLAQPEESGNLEQARKIAEEVLADTKEGTGTQKAEAHLVMGRTFMASSRELAIQHFESALAISSDLERVHYYRALLDESSGDYSEAIGRLRKRLEQDPEHWETISTLVRIYLEVGEPQLARQLYETRLKAAPNDFQTLLGSAVMRYQAEGALPAALKALRGMLDNRDKYDQRQVAELLLHLSITERLANNLEASAKASREALQLEKNNPAVHLQLFFVSLARKDASEAASHLAVLKGHLGEPALEKILEGRLRLLERKPAEAMTIFTEAAQLDPRHTDALLLAGVAAAQDGRREEAFRVLAQALLGDPYRVAPRPVLTPFYMRPGELIQGLDGSIAGIARGDDDLLPFLYEGLLRYHQGEGAAAEKMFKKVSDVDVSNAQAASFRALLALARKDRKSMDDAKGHAARAVAGGRQVALAHYVQGLVLINSKQVEPARKSLREAVALAPKLYAADVKLGELEAASSPGPVRERLVRLLGIDPSYLPAKRVLYLIDKDKRG; this is translated from the coding sequence ATGCGGATTACCTGCCAAAAATGCGCGGCGGCCTACGCCATCGATGACCGGGTCATCACCCCCAAGGGCGTGCGTGCGCAGTGCCCACGCTGCCGCCATCTGCAGTTGGTGAAGCGAGAGGAGTCCGTTTCGGAGCCCGCCCCGGAGCCCGCTCCGGCCGCCAAACCCGCCGCGGCCGCCAGGCCCGCCGCCGCGGCCGCCAAGCCTGCCGCAACCGCCAAGCCCGCCGCGGCCGCCAAGCCTGCCGCCGCGGCCGCCAAGCCTGCCGCCGCGGCCGCCAAGCCGGCTGCTGCCGCCGCCAGGCCCGCCGCCGCCAAGCCCGCCGCCGCCAGGCCTGCCGCTGCCGCCGCCAAGCCCGCCGCCGCTGCCAAGCCGGCGGCTTCGTCGCGTCCCACGACCCTGTCCACCGACGAGCTGTTTGGCGACCTGAGCCAACTGTCCCCTACGACTGGCGAGGTCCCCACGGGCCCCCTGTTGGATGATGTCTCGCCCTCCGACGGGCTTCCGCCGTCGCCCTTTCCGCCCGCCTCCAAGGACTCGCTGTTCGGGGACATCGGGGAGCTCACCCAGTCCTCGCCGTCCAATCCGACGCTCGATGCTGGGGACGAGGGCCGGCAGCACACCCCGGGCTACTCGCTTCCCTCGGGAGACCTGCTGTTCGACGAGCCCGAGCCGCCTCCTCCCGCGCCCGCGCCACCTCCTCCGAGAGCGGCCCCCAGGCCCGCCGCGCAGGCCCGTCAGGAGGCCGCGCCGGCCACCCCCGCCTTCCCGGAGCCGTCGGACGACGCCCTGTTCGACTTCAACGCTCCTCCGGGCTTCGACGCGCCTCCTCCCGCGCCGCCTCCTCCCGCCCGGCCGGCCGCTCAGGCCAGGCCAGTGCCTCAGCCCGCCCCCCAGCCTGCTCCGGAGCCGTCGGACGACGCCCTGTTCGACTTCAACGCCCCTCCGGGCTTCGACGCGCCTCCTCCCGCGGCGGCACCCGCGCCCGCGGCCGAGGGAGATCCCCTCCTCGACTTCTTCGGGGCTCCCCCCGACGCCGCTCCCGCCGCCGCGCCCGCGCCCGTCAGGCCCGCTCCGGCTCCTGCACCGGCTCCCGCTCCGGTGGCCAAGGGATGCCGTGAGTGTGGCAAGCCGCTCGTGGATCCCTTCGATCAGGCGCTCGGCGCGTGCGAGGACTGCCGGCACCGGGGCCAGAAGTCCGCGCCCCCGACCGGGCAGGAGGCGGCACCCTCCGTCGAGGTCATCGACCTGCCGCCCATGGACTCGTCCGGGTCGGATCCGGGTCGGGCTCCGGGCGCGGGGTTTCCCATGCCCGATGCGGGGCGCTCCATCCCCGCTCCCCCGTTGCCTCCCGAGCCTCGAAGCGCCGCGCGCGCCGCGGCCGCCCGCACGGGCGTGGTGGCCGTGTCGGCGTCCAGTGGCCGGAGCAAGGGGCCGCTGGTGGCCGTGGTGGTGCTGTTGTTGCTCGCTGGCGCGGGCGGGGCCGCGTACTTCCTCTCTCCCGACGTGAAGACGCTCGTGGAGAAGCCGCTGGCCGCGGCGGGGTCGGGGTCGGGGTCGGCCCCGAAGAAGCCGGACGCGTCGGAGCCGTTGCCTCCCGCGGTGGCGGCCGTGTTGCCGCGCTGGCAGCTGCTGTTCGTGGACAACGACAGCAAGGAGGGCGACAGCCAGCGGTTGCTCGAGGAGGGCCAGGCCCTGCTCGCCAAGGATCAACGCTTCGCCTACGCGCAAGCGGCGGAGCTGTTCCAGCGCGCGCTGCTGGCCGATCCCAGGAGTGACGCGGCCATTGGCGGCTATGTCCAGGCGCTCGCGCTGGGGCGTGGCTCCCTGATGGACGATACGAGCTTCAAGGAAGCGCGCTCGCTCATCGAGGCCGCGGAGCAGCGCTCCCCAGGCAATGCCGATCTGCTGGTCGCCCACGCCAACCTGCTGCTGGCCCAGCCCGAGGAGTCGGGGAACCTGGAGCAGGCGCGCAAGATCGCCGAGGAAGTGCTCGCCGATACCAAGGAGGGCACCGGGACGCAGAAGGCCGAGGCCCACCTGGTGATGGGCCGCACCTTCATGGCGTCCTCCCGCGAGCTGGCCATCCAGCACTTCGAGTCCGCGCTGGCCATCTCGTCGGATCTGGAGCGGGTGCACTACTACCGGGCGCTGTTGGATGAGTCCTCGGGAGACTACTCGGAGGCGATCGGCCGTCTGCGGAAGCGGCTCGAGCAGGACCCGGAGCATTGGGAGACGATCAGCACCCTGGTGCGCATCTACCTCGAGGTGGGTGAGCCGCAACTGGCGCGCCAGCTCTACGAGACCCGGCTCAAGGCCGCTCCGAACGACTTCCAGACGCTCCTGGGGAGCGCGGTGATGCGCTACCAGGCCGAGGGGGCCCTCCCGGCCGCGTTGAAGGCCCTGCGCGGCATGCTGGACAACCGCGACAAGTACGATCAGCGCCAGGTCGCGGAGCTGCTGCTGCACCTGTCCATCACCGAGCGCCTGGCCAACAACCTGGAGGCCTCGGCCAAGGCCAGCCGCGAGGCCCTGCAACTGGAGAAGAACAACCCCGCGGTCCATCTCCAGCTCTTCTTCGTGTCCCTGGCGCGCAAGGACGCCTCCGAGGCCGCCAGCCACCTCGCCGTCCTCAAGGGCCACCTGGGCGAGCCCGCCCTGGAGAAGATCCTCGAGGGCCGCCTGCGGCTGCTCGAGCGCAAGCCCGCCGAGGCGATGACGATCTTCACCGAGGCCGCCCAGCTCGATCCGCGCCACACGGACGCCCTGTTGCTCGCGGGCGTGGCCGCCGCCCAGGACGGACGCCGGGAAGAGGCCTTCCGGGTGCTCGCCCAGGCGCTGCTGGGAGATCCCTACCGGGTCGCCCCGAGGCCCGTCCTCACGCCCTTCTACATGCGCCCCGGAGAGCTCATCCAGGGCCTGGATGGCTCCATCGCGGGGATCGCCCGTGGGGATGACGACCTGCTGCCCTTCCTCTACGAGGGGCTGCTGCGCTACCACCAGGGCGAAGGCGCGGCCGCGGAGAAGATGTTCAAGAAGGTGTCCGACGTGGACGTCAGCAATGCTCAAGCGGCCTCCTTCCGCGCGCTGCTCGCCCTGGCCCGCAAGGACCGCAAGAGCATGGACGACGCCAAGGGACATGCCGCGCGCGCGGTGGCGGGAGGTCGCCAGGTGGCGCTCGCCCACTACGTCCAGGGGCTCGTGCTGATCAACTCCAAGCAGGTGGAGCCCGCCCGCAAGTCCCTGCGCGAGGCGGTGGCGCTCGCCCCGAAGCTGTACGCGGCCGATGTGAAGCTGGGTGAGTTGGAGGCCGCCTCCAGTCCCGGCCCGGTGCGCGAGCGGTTGGTCCGGCTGTTGGGGATCGATCCCTCGTACCTGCCCGCCAAGCGCGTGCTCTACCTGATCGACAAAGACAAACGAGGTTGA
- the purH gene encoding bifunctional phosphoribosylaminoimidazolecarboxamide formyltransferase/IMP cyclohydrolase translates to MLALLSVSDKRGLVPFAQGLVRLGFELLSTGGTLAALQAAGVPARKVSEHTQSPEILGGRVKTLHPRIHGGILGRLELEEDRAEMAAHGITPISLVAVNLYPFRQTVASGAPEADVIEQIDIGGPAMVRASAKNFRHVTVVVDPEDYTAVLSELEASRATSEQTRRRLMRKAFAHTAAYDASIAGWLAEQAAEPFPQELTLTYQKVQSLRYGENPHQRGAFYREHAAPAEPTVAFSRVLQGKELSYNNILDLDAALGLVLEFSEQPCAVIIKHNTPCGVALDGSLVAAYRTARAIDEVSAFGGIVALNREVDRACAEALAETFLEAVIAPSYSAEALQLLAAKKNLRLLEAGPALASSTARPRAQLEARSVSGGLVVHDRDAVEPPLEWKVVSKRAPTPEEEKALRFAWRVCKHVKSNAIVFSNGQKLLAAGGGQTSRVDSAKIATARGGEALKGSAVASDAFFPFRDGLDEAARAGATCVVQPGGSVRDAELIAAADEHGMAMVLTGVRHFRH, encoded by the coding sequence GTGCTGGCTCTCCTCAGCGTCTCCGATAAACGCGGTCTGGTTCCCTTTGCTCAAGGACTCGTGCGGCTCGGTTTCGAACTGCTGTCCACTGGAGGCACGCTCGCGGCGCTCCAGGCGGCCGGTGTTCCCGCCCGGAAGGTGTCCGAGCACACCCAGAGCCCGGAGATCCTCGGCGGCCGGGTGAAGACGCTCCACCCCCGCATCCATGGCGGCATCCTCGGCCGGCTGGAGCTGGAGGAGGATCGCGCGGAGATGGCCGCCCATGGCATCACGCCCATCTCCCTCGTGGCGGTCAACCTCTACCCCTTCCGCCAGACGGTGGCCTCCGGCGCCCCCGAGGCCGATGTCATCGAGCAGATCGACATCGGCGGGCCGGCCATGGTGCGCGCCTCGGCCAAGAACTTCCGCCACGTGACGGTGGTGGTGGACCCCGAGGACTACACGGCCGTGCTGTCCGAGCTCGAGGCGTCTCGCGCCACGAGCGAGCAGACGCGCCGGCGGCTCATGCGCAAGGCCTTCGCGCACACGGCCGCCTATGACGCCTCCATCGCGGGCTGGCTGGCGGAGCAGGCCGCCGAGCCCTTCCCCCAGGAGCTGACGCTCACGTACCAGAAGGTGCAGAGCCTGCGTTACGGGGAGAACCCGCACCAGCGCGGCGCCTTCTACCGCGAGCACGCCGCGCCCGCCGAGCCCACCGTGGCCTTCTCGCGCGTGCTGCAGGGCAAGGAGCTGTCCTACAACAACATCCTGGACCTGGATGCGGCGCTGGGGCTGGTGCTGGAGTTCTCCGAGCAGCCCTGCGCGGTCATCATCAAGCACAACACGCCCTGCGGCGTGGCGCTGGATGGCTCGCTGGTGGCGGCCTACCGCACGGCGCGCGCCATCGACGAGGTGTCCGCCTTTGGCGGCATCGTGGCGCTCAACCGCGAGGTGGACCGGGCCTGCGCCGAGGCCCTGGCGGAGACCTTCCTCGAGGCCGTCATCGCCCCGTCCTACTCGGCCGAGGCCCTGCAGTTGCTCGCGGCCAAGAAGAACCTGCGCCTGCTGGAGGCGGGCCCCGCGCTGGCCTCGTCCACGGCCCGTCCCCGGGCGCAGCTCGAGGCGCGCAGTGTGTCCGGTGGCCTCGTGGTGCACGACCGGGACGCGGTGGAGCCGCCGCTGGAGTGGAAGGTGGTCAGCAAGCGGGCTCCTACTCCAGAGGAGGAGAAGGCCCTGCGCTTCGCCTGGCGGGTGTGCAAGCACGTGAAGAGCAACGCCATCGTCTTCTCCAACGGCCAGAAGCTGCTGGCCGCGGGCGGCGGACAGACGAGCCGCGTGGACTCGGCGAAGATCGCCACCGCGCGAGGCGGCGAGGCCCTCAAGGGCAGTGCCGTGGCCTCGGACGCCTTCTTCCCCTTCCGTGACGGGCTCGACGAGGCGGCCCGCGCCGGAGCCACCTGCGTGGTGCAGCCCGGCGGCTCGGTGCGCGACGCGGAATTGATCGCCGCCGCGGATGAACATGGCATGGCAATGGTTCTCACGGGAGTGAGACACTTCCGGCACTGA